GCGACCCGCGGTTCGCGCCGGACTTCGTCCTTATCGCGCTGTTGTTCCTGGCGATCCGCACGCGCCCGGGCATCGGGGCGGGCGCCGGGTTCCTGGTAGGGCTGCTCACCGACGCCGTGGCGCCCACGGCCTTCGGCGCCGCCGCCTTCGCGACCACCGGCGTGGGCTATCTGGCCGGCTGGCTCAAGGCCGTCTTCTTCGCCGACAACCTGCTCATCAATGCCCTGTTCGTCTTCGTTGCCGCGTGGGCTCGGGATGTCATCGAGGTGCTGGCGGGCAACCAGCTCTCGGGCGGAGCGCTCGCCTGGCAGCTCCTGGCATTCTCGCCGCTGGCTGCGCTCACCACTTCGGCCGCGGCGTTGGTGGTCCTACTCTTCTTCCGCGGCTGGCTTCGCGGCGGCTCGTCCGCGTGAGCACCCGTCAGGCGTTCCATCCGTTCCTGCTGGTGCAGCGCGGCGACGCCGCAACGCGCGCGCTGCTCGTGGTGTTCGGCCTCCTCGCCCTGCAGTTCTTCCGCCTCCAGATCGTGCAGCACACGCAGTACGACCTGAAGTCAGAGTCCAACCGGCTGCGGCCGGTGCCGCTCGCGGCGCCTCGCGGCCTCATCCTGGACCGGCGCGGCCGGATCATCGCGGAGAACGTTCCCGGTTATTCGGTGCTGCTGCTGGCAGCCAACGAGGATTCGCTGAAGGCCATGCTGGGCCGGCTCCAGCCGCTCACGGCGCTCGACTCGGAGCAGACGCGGCGGGTCCTCTCCCGTTTCCGCTCCGCGCCCTACGAGCCGACGCTGGTAGTGAAGGACGCTCCGTTCGACCTCGTCTCGACGCTCGAGGAGCGGCGCGCGATGTTGCCTGGGCTGGTGATCCAGACGGAGCCCAAGCGCGCGTACCCCGACAGCACGGCCGTGGCGCACCTGGTCGGTTTCGTCGGCGAGGTGACCGAGCAGGAACTGGGCACGACGCAGTTCCTGAACCGCCGGCCGGGAGCGATCGTCGGGAAGGCGGGCCTGGAACGGGAGTACGAGGACTCACTGACCGGAGCGGACGGCGTGCGCTTCGTGGAGGTCGACGCGCTCGGCCGGGTGGTGCGCGACGAGGGCGCCGCATCGTTGCCGACCGTGGCCGGACACGTGGTCCGCACCACGATCGATCTCGACCTCCAACGCTACCTGGCGTCCATCTGGCCGCCGGCCCGCCGCGGCGCGATCCTGGCCATGGACCCGCGCACGGGTGCCATCCTCGCGCTCTATTCTTCTCCTCCGTACGACCCCAACGCGTTCGTGGGCGGGATCAACCGTGACGCCTGGCGCGCGCTCAACGAGGACCCCGCCCGGCCGCTGCTCAACCGCGCCATCTCGACGCGCTATCCGCCCGCCTCGACCTTCAAGCTGGCCATCGCCACGATGGCGCTGCGCCACAATCTGGTGCGGTTCGATTCGCACATGCCGCAGCCCTGCCGGGGCGGGATGCAGTTCGGCAACCGGTTCTTCAAGTGCTGGAAGAAGGAAGGGCACGGTTCGCTGACGCTCGAGCAGGCCATCGCCTCTTCGTGCGACGTCTACTTCTACCAGCTTGGCCTGCGTCTGGGCGTGGCGAACCTGGTGGATGACGGCAACCTCCTCGGCTTCCGATCGGCGACCGGCGTGGACCTCCCCGGCGAAGTGCGATCCTGGTTCCCGGCCTCGACGGCTTATTTCGACCAGCTCTACGGGCGCGGCCGATGGACGAACACGGTCGCGATCAGCCTCTTCGTCGGCCAGGGCGAGAACGCCCAGACGCTCATCAACATGGTCCGCTTCTACGCCGCACTCGCCAACGGCGGCCATGTCCCGATTCCGCACGTCGTGACGCCGCGCGGGGCCTCACCGCCGGACGTCCCGCTCGCCGACACGACGTTCCTCGGCATCAGGCGCGCGCTCATCGCCGTGGTGGAGCGGGGCACCGCCCGCGGCGCTCGGCTCGACCGCATCCAGATGGCGGGCAAGACCGGCACCGCGCAGAACCCGCACGGGCTCGACCACGGCTGGTTCATAGGATTCGCTCCCGCGGACAACCCGGCCATCGTGGTGGGCGGGATCATGGAGTTCGCCGAGCACGGGACCACCGTTGCGCCGTACGTGGCGCGAGCGATCGAGCGCTTTCTGCTCGGACCTGACTCCGGGCGCGCCGGGAGCGTCGAAACGGAGATCGTGCCATTGATCATTCCGGAGGATTCGGCGCCGCGGTCGCTGCCGATGGACTCGCTGCCGGCAGGCACGGCGCCGGCCACACCGAGACCGCGGGTCCGGCCGCGGCCGAGGACGCGATGAAGGCGATCGCGAAGCTGGACCCGCCGCTGGCGCTCGTCACGTTCGCCCTCACTGTGTTTGGCCTGGCGATCCTGTACTCGGCGGGGCAAACGGACGTGCTCACCTCGGTCGCCGGCATCTGGAAGAAACAGCTGCTCTTCCTTGGCCTCGGCGTGGCGTGCGCGGTCCTCGTCACGCGCTTTTCGCCACGGTTCCTCGAATGGGTCGCGCCCGCCTGCTACGCGGCGAGCCTGCTCGTCCTGTTCCTGACCCTCATCATCGGGACGGGCGGCACCGGGACGGCCGCCTCGTCCAGGTCGTGGATCACGATCGCCGGCGTGCGCCTCGGCCAACCGGCGGAGTTCGCCAAGCTGGCCACCATACTTATGCTCGCCCGATACCTCTCGGCCCAGCGGGCACCCGCGGCAACGATGCGTGAGCTGATTCTGCCCTGCGCGATCGCTGTCGCGCCCGCGGCGCTGGTGGCCCTCCAGCCGGACCTCGGGAGCGCGATAGTCTTCGCGGGTATCCTCTTCACCATGCTCTTCTGGGCGGGGGTGCGCCTCCCGTTCCTGGTGCTGCTCGCCTCTCCGATGCTCTCGCTCATCCTTGCCTTCTCGGCCTGGTCTTGGGGAGGATGGATCCTGCTCCTCGGCGTGCTGCTGGTGGTCTGGCGGCCGTTCGTCTGGGAAGGGCTGGCGGTGCTGGGCGCCAACCTGGCCATGGGCGTCATCGCGCTTCCGCTCTGGCAAAGGCTGGCCTCGTACCAGCAGCACCGCCTGATCTCGTTCCTCAATCCCGAGGCGGATCCGCGCGCGACCGGCTGGCACATCATCCAGTCCAAGATCGCTATCGGGAGCGGGGGGTGGCTCGGGAATGGCTTCACGCTGGGCTCCCAGAAGCGGCTCGCCTTCCTGCCGGCGCGGCACACCGACTTCATCTTCTCGGTCGTGGGTGAGGAGCTGGGCTTCATCGGAGTGATAGTGGCCCTCGCCATGTTCATGGCGCTCCTGGCGATACTGATCCGCGTCGCCCGCCGCTGCCCGGACGCGTTCGGCAGCCTCGTTGCCTTCGGGATCATGGGAGTGTTCTTCACCCACATCTTCGAGAACGTCGGCATGACCGCGAATGTGATGCCCATCACAGGTATCCCGCTGCCGTTCTTTTCGTACGGCGGGTCGTTCCTCCTGACCTGTTTTCTCGGGATCGGGCTTGCCATGCGGCTCGCACAGGAGGGGCGCGAGCTAGGCTATCGCGAGCTGTAGCAACGACTTAGCGGGAGATACTGGCGCCTTCCACGCTAGCGGCTAAGATTGAACTGTCCATTGAGGGGTCGTTGGCGGGGCTCCTCCAGCGCTCACGTACGCAACCAACCACATCGGCGTCCATGGCCTGGTTCCGCAAGGATCGGCGGCCTCGTACGTCTCAGCGCGAACGGCTGGAGATCCCGGCCGACGTCTGGGAGAAGTGCGAGGAGTGCGGGCATGTCGACGCCCGCGAGAATTTCGCCCGGTCGCTGGAGGTGTGCCCGAGCTGCGGGCACCACCGGCGTATCGAGGCGGCCGACTACGTCGCGCTCCTGACCGACGACGACAGCTGGACGCCGCTCGACGAGGCTCTCCGGTCGGTGGACGCCCTGCGGTTCGAGAACTACCGGGAACGGCTCGCGGCGGCGGTCAAGAAGGCGAGTCCGGCCGACGCCATCCACACCGGCACCGCGGTGCAGGACGGGCTGGAGATCCATCTCGCCGTTATGGACTTCAAGTTCATGGGCGGCTCGATGGGATCGGTGGTGGGCGAGAAGATCGCGCGGCTGGCTCGGCGGTCGCTCGAGGGCAAGGTCCCGCTCATCATCGTCTCGGCTTCGGGAGGCGCCCGGATGCAGGAGGGCGTGCTCTCGCTGATGCAGCTGGCGAAGACATCAGTGGTCATCGCGCAGCTCAAGGAACACGGGATCCCCTTCCTCTCGATCCTCACGAACCCTACGACGGGCGGCGTTTCGGCCTCCTACGCCATGCAGGGGGACGTGATCATCGCGGAGCCCGGAGCGGTGGTCGGTTTTGCGGGGCCGCGCGTGATCAAGCAGACGATCGGGCAGGACCTTCCCGACGGGTTCCAGACCGCGGAGTTCCTGCTCGAGCACGGGATGATCGACGCGGTGGTTCCTCGCAGCCGGCTCGCGTCGACGTGCTCCAGACTGATCCGGTTGCTTCAGGGCCATCCCGCCTCGACCGGAGAACTAGCCTCCTGACGGTTCGCACCTTCGACGACGCCTGTCGCTTCCTCTTTCCCAGAACTAGAGGTATCAAGTGGGGCATCGAGACGACCGAGGCGCTCCTGGGCGCGCTCGGGCATCCCGAGCGCCATTTCACCTCGGTCCACGTCGGCGGGACGAACGGGAAGGGCAGCACCTGCGCCATGCTGGCGTCGGTCATGCGCGCCGCCGGCTTCCGGGTAGGGCTCTACACGTCGCCGCACCTCGTGTCGTTCCGCGAGCGGGTGGTGGTGGACGGCGTCGCGATCAGCGAGTCCGCGGTTGCCGCCTGGGTGGGGCGGCTGGAGGAGGTCGCGATCGAACGTGAGGCGTCGTTCTTCGAGATAACGACTGCGGCGGCCTTCGCGGACCTCGCGGCACGCGGGGCGGAGATCGCGATCATCGAGGTAGGGCTGGGAGGCCGGCTGGATTCCACCAACGTGTTGACGCCGGTGGCGTGCGGCGTGACGCGGATCGCGCTCGAGCACACGGATTACCTGGGGCCGGACCTGGCCGGCATCGCCCGGGAGAAGGCCGGCATCGCCAAGCCCGGGGTGCCGTTCGTGACCACGGAGCCGGACGACGGGGTGGCCGCGGTGCTGGAGGCGGAGGCGAGATCGCGCGGGGCGCCGTTCGAGCGGGTGCCTGTGGCGCGTGGTGCAGGGTTTGCGCTGGGCCTGGCGGGGCCGCACCAGGTGGCCAACGCCGCCTTGGTGGTGCGCCTGGCCGAGCTGCTGCCGCCCCGGTTCGGGGTGAATGAGGCGGCAGTGCGCTCGGGTCTCCGGGACGCGCGCCTTCCGGGCCGGTTCGACCGGCGGGGCCGCTGGCTGTTCGACGTGGCCCACAACCCGGACGGGATCCGGTCTCTGGTCTCGGCGCTGCGTGTCACCAGCGTGCCTCGGCCGGTGGTGGCGGTGGTTTCCATCCTAAGGGACAAGGCGTGGCGGGAAATGCTGGAGCTGCTCGCTCCCGCAGTGGATGCGATGATGCTCACCCGCGCCCCCAGCGCGCCGGCCGACCGGGTGTGGTCGCTGGAGGAGGCCGAGGCGTGGGCGCGCTCGGCTGGGTTACCGGTGAGCGCCGAGTCGGATTTCGACCAGGCTCTCGCGCTCGCGGGGCGGGGAGCCGCGACCGCGCTCGTGACCGGGTCGTTTCACACCGTCGGCGACGCCATGGCTCGCTTGCCCGGCGTCGCGCCGCTCGGCTAGATTCCCCCGATGAAGTTCGTCGCCCTGCCGGGGTTTCGCGATGCCTTTCCCGACGTCCTCGCGTGCCGACGCCGCATCTTCGAGGCCTGGCGCCGCGTCGCGGCCCGCTACGGCTTCGAGGAATACGACGGGCCGCCGCTCGAGCCGCTCGATCTGTACACGAAGAAGAGCGGTGAGGAGATCATCGAGCAGCTCTATGCCTTCAACGACAAGGGCGGCCGGAGCGTCGCGCTGCGGCCGGAGATGACGCCTACGCTGGCGCGGATGGTGTCGGCGCGGGCGCCGCAGCTCAAGAAGCCGATCCGCTGGTTCTCGATCCCGCAGCTCTTCCG
The sequence above is a segment of the Gemmatimonadales bacterium genome. Coding sequences within it:
- the mreD gene encoding rod shape-determining protein MreD; this encodes MRSRAAAARFWAVLVGLLVAHFTLRPRLGDPRFAPDFVLIALLFLAIRTRPGIGAGAGFLVGLLTDAVAPTAFGAAAFATTGVGYLAGWLKAVFFADNLLINALFVFVAAWARDVIEVLAGNQLSGGALAWQLLAFSPLAALTTSAAALVVLLFFRGWLRGGSSA
- a CDS encoding Mur ligase family protein, whose translation is MLQTDPVASGPSRLDRRTSLLTVRTFDDACRFLFPRTRGIKWGIETTEALLGALGHPERHFTSVHVGGTNGKGSTCAMLASVMRAAGFRVGLYTSPHLVSFRERVVVDGVAISESAVAAWVGRLEEVAIEREASFFEITTAAAFADLAARGAEIAIIEVGLGGRLDSTNVLTPVACGVTRIALEHTDYLGPDLAGIAREKAGIAKPGVPFVTTEPDDGVAAVLEAEARSRGAPFERVPVARGAGFALGLAGPHQVANAALVVRLAELLPPRFGVNEAAVRSGLRDARLPGRFDRRGRWLFDVAHNPDGIRSLVSALRVTSVPRPVVAVVSILRDKAWREMLELLAPAVDAMMLTRAPSAPADRVWSLEEAEAWARSAGLPVSAESDFDQALALAGRGAATALVTGSFHTVGDAMARLPGVAPLG
- the rodA gene encoding rod shape-determining protein RodA — its product is MKAIAKLDPPLALVTFALTVFGLAILYSAGQTDVLTSVAGIWKKQLLFLGLGVACAVLVTRFSPRFLEWVAPACYAASLLVLFLTLIIGTGGTGTAASSRSWITIAGVRLGQPAEFAKLATILMLARYLSAQRAPAATMRELILPCAIAVAPAALVALQPDLGSAIVFAGILFTMLFWAGVRLPFLVLLASPMLSLILAFSAWSWGGWILLLGVLLVVWRPFVWEGLAVLGANLAMGVIALPLWQRLASYQQHRLISFLNPEADPRATGWHIIQSKIAIGSGGWLGNGFTLGSQKRLAFLPARHTDFIFSVVGEELGFIGVIVALAMFMALLAILIRVARRCPDAFGSLVAFGIMGVFFTHIFENVGMTANVMPITGIPLPFFSYGGSFLLTCFLGIGLAMRLAQEGRELGYREL
- the mrdA gene encoding penicillin-binding protein 2, with the protein product MSTRQAFHPFLLVQRGDAATRALLVVFGLLALQFFRLQIVQHTQYDLKSESNRLRPVPLAAPRGLILDRRGRIIAENVPGYSVLLLAANEDSLKAMLGRLQPLTALDSEQTRRVLSRFRSAPYEPTLVVKDAPFDLVSTLEERRAMLPGLVIQTEPKRAYPDSTAVAHLVGFVGEVTEQELGTTQFLNRRPGAIVGKAGLEREYEDSLTGADGVRFVEVDALGRVVRDEGAASLPTVAGHVVRTTIDLDLQRYLASIWPPARRGAILAMDPRTGAILALYSSPPYDPNAFVGGINRDAWRALNEDPARPLLNRAISTRYPPASTFKLAIATMALRHNLVRFDSHMPQPCRGGMQFGNRFFKCWKKEGHGSLTLEQAIASSCDVYFYQLGLRLGVANLVDDGNLLGFRSATGVDLPGEVRSWFPASTAYFDQLYGRGRWTNTVAISLFVGQGENAQTLINMVRFYAALANGGHVPIPHVVTPRGASPPDVPLADTTFLGIRRALIAVVERGTARGARLDRIQMAGKTGTAQNPHGLDHGWFIGFAPADNPAIVVGGIMEFAEHGTTVAPYVARAIERFLLGPDSGRAGSVETEIVPLIIPEDSAPRSLPMDSLPAGTAPATPRPRVRPRPRTR
- the accD gene encoding acetyl-CoA carboxylase, carboxyltransferase subunit beta — encoded protein: MAWFRKDRRPRTSQRERLEIPADVWEKCEECGHVDARENFARSLEVCPSCGHHRRIEAADYVALLTDDDSWTPLDEALRSVDALRFENYRERLAAAVKKASPADAIHTGTAVQDGLEIHLAVMDFKFMGGSMGSVVGEKIARLARRSLEGKVPLIIVSASGGARMQEGVLSLMQLAKTSVVIAQLKEHGIPFLSILTNPTTGGVSASYAMQGDVIIAEPGAVVGFAGPRVIKQTIGQDLPDGFQTAEFLLEHGMIDAVVPRSRLASTCSRLIRLLQGHPASTGELAS